Below is a genomic region from Micropterus dolomieu isolate WLL.071019.BEF.003 ecotype Adirondacks linkage group LG16, ASM2129224v1, whole genome shotgun sequence.
TGTCCTTAATAAAACCTTGATGATATAATTCACTACGCATAGGGGTTTTGCTGCTTCAGCCTCACTTGGTCTGGTATGTTAGCATATTTTAAATAGATATTGCTTTATGCTAGTTGTATGACTCTTCTCTTTTTGTGATAACTTTTGCCGTTTACCATTATCATGTAATTGCCACAGCAAAAGCTACATTAATAGCTTTAATATTTCTTGCTTATAATTGTGGCGATGAAGGACTTCAAATAGTTTTAGCCCTCACCCTTGATTAGAACATCTGCTAAATGTCTGAAATTTAAGTCCATTTCTGTTATGGTTCCTGATTGCACAAATGCGACTATCATCTATTTTTCAGACCTCAATATTCAGAGACAAGCAATGTTCCTCTCCAGCAGCAACGAACCCTTCATGCGTCAGAAAGGATGCCGTCATGTGCACCGCGGGTTTAATTGAATTAGCTTGGCTTTGGACAGGAAAGTTGTCGGAGCCACGCGTGCATTTGACATTACGTGCTGGCAGTATATCTGAGCGGCAACAACTGGCAGTGAAACCCAATTCTGCACACGGTTTCTACTTTTAGACCAGGAAACGGGGTGAAGGGTTCAGCAGTTGTAAAGCATGAAAGCATGGAGACCGACAGAGCAGCAGCTAGTTAAACAGGTCATTTAAATTACCCTGCTGAACCATAGGGTGTTGACGttcatctgctgctgtgcagaaagaaagaaaccacaCGAGAcatgtgctgtttttgttttctttaatggaaTGTATCTTTTCAAAGTATGAAAATAGATCTCACGTTGAAATAAGAAATTGGACAGTGGCTACAAAGGGCACAGCTATAACTGTGTATAATGATGGCAACAGGAAGGCATGTCAGAGAAGCATCACACCCGTCGCATTAGATAAAGGGCACAGCTATTACCCTGTGTGGGAGATGACAACAACAAGGAGGCATGTGTTGGTTCAGCGGTGAAACACTGGCAAGAGGGGGGTGCAGAGGGAAACACTTCCAGCAAACAGGAAACAGCATGGGCCatagtgaaataaaatgttttgtgacgGCAAGACATCCCTCTATCATGAAAAAAAGCTATACTGATGCAATTTCAGAGACCGTTAGTTGACACATTAACACGTGATGTTTCCCTGTGTATCGCCATCTTTATAACTTTCAAAACAATCACACTGTTCAGTCTGTTCTTTTTGTCATGAAAAACATTGCATGCCTTGCAGTATTAAAACTGCAGACTAGAGATATAGTTTTATGAACATTTCTCTGGGGGGCAGACCTGCTATAGAGACAGAAATAATATGATTGGCTGTGGTAAAGTGGGTGGAGccaaatgtgtcattttttttccTACCAGCTTTCCAACAACTCCTGCCATTTTTTTGTCAGGCCCAAGGGGGAACGTCTGGGTCCGAAAAGTGTAGCCAATGCGGAAGTCctaaaacctgcattctctctaacagccagcagggggtcactccactggttgcaaaaagaagtccggttccattagaaataatggtaaaatgccCCTACTTCCCACTTGTTTTATTACcttaataaacattttcataatgagtttatagtTTAGTCGCTGTTATCAAGTCATCTTCAATAAagtatgatgttcatttagtaaatatgCTCCCATTTAGAGAGAAAATAGACTATAAAGTAGGGGATGCTTTGGACGGGACTACCTTTTGATTGACAAGtagctaccatggcgacctgtaaATCAGGCTAAAgtgactcgtatccgctgcactatttacatttaaccagcgccattgaaaaagcttattaagaGTCGGCGGTTTATTTTCTCTGGTGAGCAGGCCTACATTTTTAGCCTGTTTTTCAATAGCCAAAATTTGCATCAAATCACAGacaacgtgaattacagatgcaccttgctaaccaaggtGGCTAGCTCCACAGAATTGTCCATATATGATTACGTCCgatgccgctggttgcaaaaaattaATATGGTGACGGCCATAATGCCAAAATctaggcttcaaaacggcagtccacaaaccgaTAAGTGACTACGTCCACTTTAATACAGTCAATGGTCAAGTCATGTCCCATACGCtgtctctgattggctaacccCTTTCCCCTAACCAACTTAACCAACGAAGGCAACAAGTACttgccaatcagaagcagagttgGCAGAAAGCTGGTGGGAAAAAAGAGAGTCTGTTTTAGCTTAATTTAGCTAGTTGGTAAGCTTGCATTGCCAAGgacatttcaaaaacatttgtttatactGGAAAGTCAgcagctagctaactagcttcAAACGGGTTTATTTTGTATACAAAATCTGTCACAATTTTGTAGCCAAGGACAATGAGCAACGATTGGAGAAGATAATCTTACACATGACAGCTTTCAAACCTTGAGAGCAATAACAGGACCTTGTAGCAGCACTACGTTGACATGTGATTTTAGCTGAGTGGCCCAGTTAACTGTAGGTCATGTGACACACGTTGGACCAGGAAGTCTTTCTCCAGTACACcacaaaatgtctttaaaacaaGTACATTTTATAGGGAACATGCTGGTACTGGTCAGTCATAATAGATCTTTTGTTACTgacaagctagctagcttgctaactgACAGTACGGAAGCTAGTTGGCACAATCTCTAACAGGGCAATAAGTTCACACAGTTTATTCAATAGACCTAATTAAACCATTGACTCCTGTCATAGTTGTCTACAAACGTGCCTCTTTTGTGGAGCAGGTGGAGGGCCAAATAAAAGTAGATGGATGGTTTGACAGCTGACAGGCTACAATAGCTTCTCCTGTTATGACCAAGACGTTTGAACACAGAGGAAGCCTCTGAATTTCCACAgatttgaaaatgtcaaagGTACTTTTCCTCCTTGTTTTTGGTTATCAAATTGAAGAAgcatttgtttcctttttagTCTCAGACAGAACTTACCAAGCCAGAACAGTGGTAATTTGTCCCCACCCACTAAGATTGAATGCAACCAATTAAATTTTGTTTAGAGCAGTTCAGCTCCTGAGAATTATCAATTTCACAAAACCTCCACTGTGCATGTTACTGACTTATTAAATGAATAAGCTTGTCTCTGTAAccactgaaaacaaactgaGTGGAAAGCTAGTATCTTACTCAGATTTAAGActcacaagaaaacaaaggaTAGCTTTTGTATCGATAAAAGCAGTCAAATAAAATGATGGAAATGATTCTTGTATACAATGAAAATACGAAGATGTACTGTAGCTAATAATAAAAGCTATCAAATAAATTAGATATAGGTCATGCAGGTATCTCATCATATCTATAGTATTTTAGTATAGTATATTCTGAGTTGTAACACTGCACTAGAGAGAGAAATGATTCTTTGGTTCAGTTAAAAAACGAAAACATGGacaatgacacattttaccAGTAAAGAACTGATTTGACTAATCTACAGCAACCATCCTAAGATAACTATGTAAGCATATTCCCAAAGGACTTTGTGTGTAACGTGGGCTATGAACCTCCAAGCGAGTATTTCTGGTTCCTCTCTAGCAACAACCACActgaacattcatcaacatcatAACATTTttcatagaaaatatatatacacatataataAATAAGGGATAAACCCATCGCACGGTAGAATACACCTGTTTTCTCACATGCTTTTTGTTGATCAGTCTTTTGTGAAATAAGTCTTTGTATTGAAAAGGGGACCGGGGCCACTGGTGTGTGGAAACCACTACATGGATGAGGGGTTCTCCTGGAGAGTGGAGCTTGGCGCTGAAGTGGCAGGGGGAGATAATAATCCTCCAGCTGAGTGTCCAATTAACCTGCGGATGCAATCAGTtagacagactgctgactgaTGGTGCGTGACACAGGAGGCAAAAGAAATCTAAACTCACTTGAAACACAGACTCAATATAATAGGACCTCAGGCAgctcatttcatttcaacagtCTAGATCAAACCATTGACGCCAACTCAAACTGACATAATGGGGAAAACTTTCTCCCCCTCACTTTATCTGTAAGCTTTAACTGAGGTTACTTTTATCtattcaattaaataaataagcatgTATGAGAGAGCGGGAATTACTGTTCAGCAGGGCTGTAGCTACGATATTAGGAATACTGAGGTCATGAGTTAAATGCCCCACCCCCATAATCTTTAGTGCTGAGGGGGTCAATGTACCATgaccccctccctccctttccagGACCAGTGTTTCCACCATGTTTGGTGACTTATGTCTATTATTCATGACAATGACCCAATAACCATATTGTTTCCGTATATTTAGTCCACTGATGCTTTGCTGGATTGAAACCTCAGTTGTGACAACAGATCACCATGTGCCACCAAGAGCCATGTGCATAGAAATGGGTTGTCCAAACGGCCAAAAATCAGCTTATTTCACTGATTAACACAAATTTGAGTGAGATGGGCTGCTTGGGTGTGCAGCTGGACTGTAAATCTGTATACACATGGTGATGCACATATTGCAGAGACTGTGCTGAGAGGCTGAGACACTACAGGTCGAGGTGTTAGAGTAATTTTTGAAGTTATTGTGTGTGCATAAACTGAAACCGGGGGGGGGGAATTGACGTGACCGCCTTTGACTTTTGCGCGCAATCTGTGCGTCTTTACGCTTAATTTAAAGATTCTCTGAGGCATATTTTACACGTTTTTAAGGGTTAAATGTAAACACTGTAGACTTCTTCCAACATTGATTCAGTTatgtaaatgtgattttaaatggattatgttTACATCTTTCCAGTATTGACGTAAATCGGCCTAAAACGCGACATAATTTAAATCTACTCTCCGCGCGTAAAGCCGTTTTGGATAAGGACAATCCCTACGTGTACGAAAATGTATCAAACCTGCCTGGGAATGTTTATCCAGCACAATTCCCTGCGGAGGATTTCACCTCCATGAGAGAGACATTTAGGCAGGCCTACAGCAGGGGCTCccaaacttttctttatgcCAAAATAAATCCACATTTAGTACGATTTTGTCCCCCTCTGGAAGATTATTCGCTCAGGGTTTGATCTGACTGTTACCTATGATGAAACCAGACGTCCTCGTTCGTGGCACACATATCCagggaataaaacaaaaccGAAAAACGGGTCCTTAATTTGCAAGGGGATCCCCAGGTGGTCCCCGGACCTGGGGAGCCCCACTCAATCTCGCGTTCTCTTTAGCTGTCTTACCGCTAATGGCGCAACAATGTCCGCGGGACACGCCGCAGGTCACGCAACATTAGGCGAGCTGCGGACGGTCTTCTGGCCGGGCATCTGCACGaccagcagctgctgcttctgccGGGTGGACTTGACGGCCAGGATCGCCTGCCGGTTCTTGTACTGGACCATCTGCAAGGTGATCTCCGCGTTCCAGCCCTCGTCCTGCGGGCACCTGAAGTCGATCTCCTTCCCCTCGGTCATCACCACCGTGAAGTACACGTACTTGCCCTTCCGCTCCACGCAGTCCACCGTCTTCATGTTGGCGAAGTGCAGCTCCTTGACTTTGCCCGCGTCCCCGCCGCCGTGGTGCGGCTGGTGGTGCTGCGGCTGGTCGTGCTGCTtgggcggcagcagcagcacgcCGTCCTCGGTCAGGACGCAGTGCTTCTTCTTCCAAAGCTGCAGCAGCCCGTCGCTCCGCTTCTCCAGCAGACCCTCCTTGAACACCTTCCTCCCGTTTTCCAGCATCTTCATCTGAACGCTTCAGGCTTCCACCTCCCCGGCTGCTCGGCTGCACGGACGGACTGACAGATGGACTGCTGTCTCTCCCGGAGCAGGTGAAGGCATGAGACGCTGCTGTGACTGCGGCGGTGAGAGTAGTGCTGGTTGTAGCGAGGaggctgcctgcctgtctgcttgTCTGGCAGCtggtcacagtgtgtgtgagttgttTGGGGGCAGGAGGGGTGTTCCGGAGAGGTGCACCGCCCCCTTCAGCGGCACCCAGCTTCCTGAGACACAGTAAATTTAAAAATTTGACAGCTActtaattattttgaaatttggATTTAGCATTTATTAAGAGCACGTTCCAAATTCTGCAAGTACTTTGTTACTATAATTCAAATAAGTGATTTGCAAAGTATTCTTAGTTTGCACCTTGGTTGTTTCTAAACGTTAGTGTATGTGGAGTAATCCAGTCGTTTGATAATTCATATTTTCCTTCAGTATAATTTTGAGTGCAGGTCGTTAAtggtattttacatttttttaaattaacgaTCTGAATGCTTCTTCCGCCCCTAGTAGCGTGGCATCAGTTCCCGCTACATTATCTAGTGTTTTATTATGATCACCTGCATGTGTATGAACAGCCTTGTCTGTACTATGGTTGAGGCGTTTTAACTTTTACCAGGCAAACCGATCAAGTCTCTCCTCAGGCGATCTTAACAGCTACCATCTGAACTGTAGTGCGTTTGAAGTCATTCCACTTTTAATTAGTATCAGTTACTGCCCTCTCTAGGGTAAAGTCTATATAACTGTTCTCTCGGGGTTAAGATGGTATTCGATGTGGTCATTTATTATCAATTAGTTATTACAAACCATATTCCCTGTGGGAGGTCAAGTTTATTGTACAATCTCACAGCAATGGCGCCCTCTACTGGCGTCTTGTTGGCCAAATAAAATGGTCTGAACTACCGGTCCATGGATCAGCAGCTtgtattgtttaatttgtataaataaatatgatggAGGAATACACGCGTTTAGTTGTAATAAGAAGATTAATTTGTGTGATGCAAAAAATTATTCCAAGAacacaaatttaataaaaataaacacttaaccATATTAGACATGTTGAACCAATTTATTCATGAACATACACGTACAGTTATTGAGTACATTAGTATTTTTGTAGCATAGCGTTTTGCCTTGACAACAGCTGCTCAGAAGGACCCTACAGAAACCCTTTCACATCCTTTCCCAATAAACATGATCTGAATACTCCCTGCAGAATGAGAGGTACCCTGGCTCTCCACAGTAGATGCGATGCTGCCTAACGCAACCAACACTTTGCTGTTTTCACAACTAAAAAGGCATTAATAGACAGAGAGGCTACGGTTTCTTCTCGGTCCCCCTTCTGGCTTTAAGTATTGCTCTGACATGCTTCCCTGTGGCCTTCTGGGTAACAAAGGAATGGGTTTGGGGTAGGGAGGAGGGTGGTGGGTCACTGACAAACACAATGGCCTTATCACACTTCCCCTCTTTCTTTcacagtgataaaaaaaaataataataaccaaGACCTCAGGGGCTGGGTTGAGGTCCGTGAGAGTCACCTGACCAGTCTCAAATAGGCAACACAAGAGGTAAACGTCAAACTGATGAGAAAAGGGGGCTTAGGGTGAACCTGACATGTCCACAGACTCTTTAAAACCTGGTTTGGCCTTTCCTTGTCATGTGCTGTGCTACATCTGCCCAACCCTGTTCCTACAAAGCCTCTCTGAACAGGCCAAGTGTGCCGCctctcccccccacccccggtAAGAAAAGTTACTTCGAACCCAGACAGCACACGTTGAACTCTCCATATAGCAAGGTTACAGCACCGGCCCCCATGCCTGTACAGGCGGGAGGCATCAAACAAAGTGCTGATCACTAGGAATACTCAAGACAGCTAACCGATGACAGGACGCCACTGGTACAACACACTCTAGTACAAAGTGCTATAGAAAAGACGACAGCCCTGCGAGCCTACGAGGACCCCAAAGCACTGGGTTatgggagggggggggagggggggggtccCAACCTGTCAACTTGTCTCATCCCCTTCCGCATCTAAAGAATTCTCTGGAATGTTAAAGAGACTCGACCAGGCTAGACAAAGCCATGGGAGCGACCTATTGCGTCACAAAGGTGAAACAAAATTCATTTTTGTTCAATTTAGATGAGTCCATCTAGTTAAAGACAAGTGGACTTCCTtttggaagggggggggggcctcCAACAGTGCCAGCTAGTCTGCTTACTGGAATGTATCAAGAGTGGAAAGTAGATGAGCACAAGTGGCGCAGGAAGTGGACAAAAACACGAACTCCGGATGCCACGCTCAGCAAGATTAGATAAAGTGGAATAGACACCCGTTGCAGGTCACCCATCGGCCCTCGGTCACAAGAGCTGGAAATGCTACAGTGCTTTTACAAGTGCTCAAGGTCCTGCTAAGAGTAAAAAAAGATTCACCTGGGACAACCAACACTGACCAACCTGGAACTTTggtaggaggaagaggaaagagaagggCGGGGATTATAAACTGACGTCGCCGCGATGCAGTCTAAACCACAGCTGTTGTCTAAGAGCAAATACAACAAAAGACTTCACAAGAACCCAAACTAGTTTTAGCAGTGAAGAAACAAGTTCATGCTTTTTGAGGGAGATGTTTTCCTGTATTCTATCTATTgtacagaggaggaagaagagaagaaaaaaaaaccggTCTAGTAAAATACTATGTATATTGAGCCACACAGCTCCTCCCAGTAGATTACCATGAGTTTTTGTAACAAAAATCttgaaactttttttcttcaaattcTCTAccaagaaaaatacaaaacattataaGGCGTTAagtaactattttttttaatctgttttttttgtttgtttttttaatttgagaAGCCATTACAGTGCAGTTGATCCTCAAGGCAGCCAGGCCAGGCTTCACTGCTGCTTGCACTCAGCTGGGGGGGCTGCATCCTTCTGTAAGAAATCAcaggggtggtggggggggggggttgttaaaacaaaaactactccaacacacaccacaaaaaaaaaacaaaaaaaacaaaacaaacctatCTACACACGGCAAAGCCATTTCAACACTAAACATTAATTCAACACGCTGCTAGGACTTCTAAATTTCACAAACATTTCTCATCTCCCTACTATTCTGAACACAACGCACAGATATGAACTTGGGGACCAGGACACATCCAGATTAGACACCATGACAAACACGGTTATTGCAGTGGCATCCTAATGAATGCAATGATTACAAAAATGTTTCGGATTGTCACCGTCCCAAGAGATCCACGATAATGACCCCTACGCTGTGGTACAAAGACTCTTTAGGGaaaaatactttatatattttttttttagatcaaaGTATTAAGGAACAAAGGACTAGGATGGGGGAGGGGCCCTGACACGGTCCTAGGTTGGATTTAAACCAGGACATATCAATAAACACTGTTAAAGGGAAATGCATTTTAAGCAGAGTTAAATAAGCAGATTGATACCACGCTCGCTAAGCCAAGCTTAAAACAGGAGAGCCTTTACCTAACAAAACAGTCTGGCTTTATCCAAAAGGTAACAATCAGCTCACCAGGACCTTGACAGCTCTTAACATGCTGCaactcatttgtttaatctgtacacaaacacataatcaCCAGGAAACCACAAACT
It encodes:
- the phlda1 gene encoding pleckstrin homology-like domain family A member 1 encodes the protein MKMLENGRKVFKEGLLEKRSDGLLQLWKKKHCVLTEDGVLLLPPKQHDQPQHHQPHHGGGDAGKVKELHFANMKTVDCVERKGKYVYFTVVMTEGKEIDFRCPQDEGWNAEITLQMVQYKNRQAILAVKSTRQKQQLLVVQMPGQKTVRSSPNVA